The Gillisia sp. Hel_I_86 genome has a segment encoding these proteins:
- a CDS encoding DUF2723 domain-containing protein, whose translation MTDFNFGKWNKILGWLVFIISLTTYWLTVEPTASFWDAGEYIATAANLEVGHPPGAPLYQMMGAFFSTFAPEAAQVALLVNMMSGLASAFTILFMFWSIVLLLQKVTGPVVGLSDSKKIAILGSALVGSLAFTFTDSFWFNAVEAEVYAMAACMMSILFYLGLLWERDMFAPRGNRWVILISFVVGLSFGIHFMGLLTIPAIGFLYYFKNYKKITVKNFIVANLAVVAVLMFIFKLLLPYTLTFFATAEVFFTNSIGLPFNSGTIIALLVIVAAFYFGIRYTLKKNYYQLNTLLLSVLFILIGFSSWTMLPIRANANTVINENSPDNARELLAYYNREQYGETHLFYGPQFTEMYSGLDPENPYLDDAPNYEKDRELGKYVIVNDYKNARQNLDDSHKTVLPRMWSTQHAANYMQFTGPLKFTIKEGYQSEDQLLTAIAEFRKNVALGRIDNEDYHNFLNQFSEYLNVEKPSFGSNLSYLFEYQFGYMYWRYFMWNFVGRQNDVQGQYSDINGNWLSGIKFIDEIRLGSQDNLPSDMKNNKARNTYYFLPLILGLIGLLFHFKRDKKSFWVLMVFFLFTGIALKIYLNERPFEPRERDYALVGSFYVFAIWIGFGVYAIFDSIKKYLKPSLAAPIAIAACLLAVPTVLASQNWDDHDRSDRYSALAMAKMYLDSVDENAILFTIGDNDTFALWYAQQIEGYRKDVRIVNTSLFATDWYISQMKRKAWDSDPIPSQLEHKQYRAGTNEFVMYQQVTKDTMAIKNWMNWIASDNPGTQGQLQSGQVVNTFPTKNIRIPVDKNEVLKNGIVSKKDADLIVDNIFIELEGNVIYKNRLLMLDIIANNNWERPIYFTGGSYGDDDYLWMKDYLQLDGVAYKLVPIQTPISPRNPYEMGRVDSEKIYKIAKNWDWGNMGDTTIYHDPETRKNSITYRSNLGRLIEQLLIEEDTARAKEIIDLAMEKMPVDYYGYYTLLEPYINGYFEVGEPEKAKELWTKIAEKYQENLKYYSGWDEERQYNFADDIITDMERYRSLIDLLFRNGEQEFARKKAEEFNNYLKLFPRFYDDSEEAEETPTLPTDAAIESEFQTEQSLQDLDSTVE comes from the coding sequence ATGACAGACTTTAACTTCGGTAAATGGAACAAAATACTAGGCTGGCTGGTATTTATAATTTCTCTTACTACGTATTGGTTAACCGTTGAACCCACGGCTAGTTTTTGGGATGCCGGGGAATATATAGCTACTGCGGCAAACCTAGAAGTAGGACATCCGCCAGGAGCACCGCTGTACCAAATGATGGGCGCCTTTTTCTCCACTTTTGCACCGGAAGCTGCCCAGGTTGCCCTTTTGGTTAATATGATGTCTGGCTTGGCCAGTGCCTTTACCATTCTTTTTATGTTTTGGTCTATAGTATTGTTACTTCAAAAAGTTACTGGTCCGGTAGTAGGTTTAAGCGATAGCAAAAAAATTGCCATTTTAGGAAGTGCCTTGGTTGGTTCTTTAGCTTTTACCTTTACAGATAGCTTTTGGTTTAATGCGGTAGAGGCTGAAGTATATGCCATGGCAGCCTGTATGATGTCTATTTTGTTTTATCTAGGCTTGCTATGGGAACGAGATATGTTTGCACCTCGAGGGAACAGATGGGTGATCTTGATCTCTTTTGTAGTAGGGCTTTCCTTTGGAATTCACTTTATGGGACTTCTTACCATCCCAGCAATCGGTTTTTTATATTACTTCAAGAATTACAAAAAAATAACTGTTAAGAATTTTATTGTTGCCAATCTCGCAGTAGTGGCTGTTTTAATGTTCATTTTTAAACTATTATTACCGTATACCCTAACATTTTTCGCTACTGCTGAAGTTTTCTTTACCAATTCCATTGGCCTCCCTTTCAACTCAGGAACCATTATAGCCCTTTTAGTCATTGTCGCTGCTTTTTACTTCGGGATTCGATATACTTTAAAAAAGAATTACTATCAATTAAATACGCTGTTACTTTCTGTTCTGTTCATCCTGATTGGTTTCTCAAGCTGGACCATGCTTCCTATACGCGCGAATGCAAATACCGTGATCAATGAAAACAGTCCAGACAATGCTCGTGAGTTATTGGCCTATTACAACAGGGAACAATATGGGGAGACCCATTTATTTTATGGGCCACAATTTACTGAAATGTATAGTGGCCTAGATCCAGAAAACCCTTATTTGGACGATGCGCCTAACTACGAAAAAGACAGGGAACTTGGGAAATATGTTATTGTTAACGATTATAAAAATGCACGCCAAAATTTGGACGACAGTCATAAAACGGTACTTCCAAGAATGTGGAGCACGCAACATGCGGCTAATTATATGCAATTCACCGGTCCGCTAAAGTTCACGATCAAAGAGGGATATCAAAGCGAAGATCAGCTGCTAACTGCTATTGCTGAATTTAGAAAAAATGTTGCACTGGGAAGAATAGACAATGAAGATTATCACAATTTCCTTAATCAGTTTAGCGAATATCTTAACGTGGAAAAACCTTCTTTTGGATCTAACCTTAGCTATTTGTTCGAATATCAATTCGGCTATATGTACTGGCGATATTTCATGTGGAATTTTGTGGGAAGACAAAATGATGTCCAAGGTCAATATTCCGATATCAATGGAAATTGGTTAAGCGGAATAAAATTTATAGATGAAATAAGATTGGGCTCCCAAGACAATCTCCCTTCAGACATGAAGAATAATAAGGCTCGAAACACCTATTACTTTTTACCTTTAATATTAGGACTCATTGGACTTCTCTTTCATTTCAAAAGAGATAAAAAAAGCTTTTGGGTGCTTATGGTGTTTTTTCTTTTTACCGGAATTGCACTAAAAATCTATTTAAATGAACGCCCCTTTGAACCTAGGGAACGAGATTATGCCCTGGTTGGTTCCTTCTACGTATTTGCCATTTGGATAGGATTTGGGGTCTACGCAATCTTCGATTCCATCAAAAAATACCTGAAACCCTCCCTTGCTGCTCCAATAGCAATTGCTGCTTGCCTTTTGGCGGTACCAACTGTTCTAGCTTCTCAAAACTGGGACGATCACGATAGGTCCGATAGGTATTCTGCCTTGGCTATGGCAAAAATGTACCTGGATTCTGTAGATGAAAATGCCATTTTATTTACCATTGGGGACAATGACACTTTTGCGCTTTGGTATGCCCAACAAATCGAAGGCTATAGAAAAGATGTGCGCATCGTGAACACCAGCCTTTTTGCGACAGATTGGTATATCTCTCAAATGAAACGTAAGGCATGGGATAGCGACCCTATTCCTTCACAATTAGAACATAAACAATACCGTGCAGGAACCAATGAATTTGTCATGTATCAGCAGGTTACAAAAGATACCATGGCTATTAAAAATTGGATGAATTGGATTGCAAGTGACAATCCGGGAACTCAGGGGCAGCTTCAAAGCGGACAAGTAGTGAACACCTTCCCTACAAAAAACATCAGGATTCCTGTAGATAAAAATGAAGTTTTAAAAAATGGAATTGTATCCAAAAAAGATGCAGACCTTATTGTCGATAATATTTTTATTGAACTGGAAGGAAATGTGATCTATAAGAACAGGCTTCTAATGCTTGACATTATTGCCAATAATAATTGGGAACGCCCAATCTATTTTACAGGAGGCAGTTATGGAGACGACGATTATTTATGGATGAAGGATTACCTTCAGTTGGACGGCGTAGCATATAAACTGGTGCCAATCCAAACACCAATAAGCCCTCGTAATCCATATGAAATGGGTCGTGTAGATTCTGAAAAGATTTATAAGATTGCCAAGAATTGGGATTGGGGCAATATGGGTGACACTACAATTTATCATGATCCCGAGACAAGGAAAAATTCAATTACCTATAGAAGTAATTTAGGAAGGCTTATCGAGCAATTGCTTATTGAAGAAGATACTGCAAGAGCTAAGGAGATCATAGATCTTGCTATGGAAAAAATGCCAGTAGATTATTACGGATATTACACTCTTTTGGAACCTTATATAAATGGTTACTTTGAAGTTGGAGAGCCCGAAAAAGCAAAGGAACTATGGACTAAAATTGCCGAGAAATATCAAGAGAATTTAAAATATTACAGTGGCTGGGATGAAGAAAGGCAGTATAATTTTGCCGATGATATTATTACAGACATGGAACGATATCGTTCTCTAATAGATTTACTTTTTAGAAACGGAGAGCAGGAATTTGCTCGTAAGAAAGCTGAAGAATTTAACAACTACTTAAAGTTATTCCCGAGGTTCTATGATGATAGTGAGGAAGCGGAAGAAACTCCCACCCTACCTACGGACGCGGCAATAGAAAGTGAATTTCAAACAGAGCAAAGCTTACAAGATTTAGACAGTACGGTAGAATAA
- a CDS encoding polysaccharide deacetylase family protein: MAYFKNISALGRFLYPSLLWNMPRDQKSIYLTFDDGPHPEITPWVLDTLKKYDAKATFFCVGENIERHPEVFKNLISEGHSHGNHTHNHLKGWRISTPHYLENIIEAEAVISRFSMMKSDKDKLFRPPYGKIKPSQVKQLQLLNYKVVMWDALSGDFDTSISTEECYYNVIRESKAGSIIVFHDSQKAKNKLKVVLPKVLEHYKEKGYNFKGI; the protein is encoded by the coding sequence ATGGCATATTTCAAAAACATATCTGCATTAGGGAGATTTCTATACCCTTCTCTTTTATGGAATATGCCTCGAGACCAAAAGTCGATATATTTAACTTTCGATGATGGCCCACACCCTGAAATTACACCGTGGGTACTAGATACGCTAAAGAAATATGATGCAAAAGCGACATTCTTTTGCGTAGGCGAAAATATAGAAAGACACCCGGAAGTCTTTAAAAATCTAATTTCTGAAGGGCATTCCCATGGGAATCATACTCACAATCATTTAAAGGGTTGGAGAATTTCTACGCCTCATTACCTAGAAAATATTATTGAAGCAGAAGCTGTTATTTCGAGATTTTCGATGATGAAATCAGATAAGGATAAACTATTTAGACCTCCCTATGGAAAGATTAAACCTTCTCAAGTTAAGCAACTACAATTATTAAATTACAAAGTGGTTATGTGGGATGCTCTTAGCGGCGATTTTGATACTAGCATTTCTACAGAAGAATGTTATTATAATGTGATAAGAGAAAGTAAGGCTGGCAGTATAATCGTATTTCACGATAGCCAAAAAGCAAAGAATAAGCTGAAAGTTGTACTACCTAAAGTACTTGAGCATTATAAAGAAAAAGGATATAATTTTAAAGGAATCTAA
- a CDS encoding thioredoxin family protein, translating into MSKFGELIDLNIPVLLDFYTEWNEASTAMHPVLRDVAAALGDKAKIIKIDVDKNPQLAEALRVKGLPTLMIYKGGEMRWRQNGEQDANTLIGLLKEYV; encoded by the coding sequence ATGTCGAAATTTGGTGAATTAATAGATTTAAACATTCCAGTTTTATTAGACTTTTATACTGAATGGAATGAGGCTTCTACTGCTATGCACCCTGTTCTTAGGGATGTTGCCGCCGCACTTGGTGATAAGGCAAAGATTATTAAGATAGATGTAGATAAAAATCCGCAATTAGCTGAAGCGTTAAGAGTGAAAGGCCTTCCAACACTTATGATCTACAAAGGCGGAGAGATGAGATGGAGGCAAAATGGAGAACAAGATGCCAATACTCTCATTGGTTTGTTAAAGGAATATGTTTAG
- a CDS encoding metallophosphoesterase: MRWFLFICFYILVDIYAFQVVKTLTKSNYLYTTYIILSLIVLGNFIYQFSQPSPSGTFDGSRGYAMGFILAFMVSKILLTVFMFGEDIVRIVVASFNKLFSSQSSFEMPSRRTFLSQIALGVAAIPFASLLYGMYKGKYNYKVLNYTLYFEDLPDAFDGYRISQISDIHSGSFDNKEKIEYAIDLVNEQKADTILFTGDLVNNKATEMDSWIETFSKLNAKDGVFSVLGNHDYGDYVAWESDQARLNNLEALKNVHSKMGWNLLLNEHRFLERGNDRIALIGVENWGAGGFKKKGDLDKAGKGLAKQDFKVLMSHDPSYWQEKIKKDEKHYHLTLSGHTHGMQFGIEIPGWFKWSPVQYRYENWAGIYEEFGRYINVNRGFGYLAYPGRVGIWPEVSVIELRKGAKPA, translated from the coding sequence ATGCGTTGGTTCCTTTTTATCTGTTTTTATATTCTTGTAGATATTTATGCTTTTCAGGTGGTTAAAACTCTTACGAAGAGTAATTATTTATATACTACCTATATTATTCTTTCGCTAATTGTTTTGGGGAATTTTATTTACCAATTTTCTCAACCAAGTCCTAGTGGCACTTTTGATGGGAGTAGGGGATATGCTATGGGATTCATACTGGCATTCATGGTGAGTAAAATTTTGCTTACCGTTTTTATGTTTGGTGAAGATATAGTACGAATTGTTGTAGCAAGTTTTAATAAGCTGTTTTCTTCCCAGTCTTCTTTTGAAATGCCATCCAGAAGGACATTTTTGAGTCAGATTGCTTTAGGGGTGGCAGCTATACCATTTGCTTCGTTATTATATGGTATGTACAAAGGAAAATATAACTATAAAGTGCTAAATTATACTTTGTATTTTGAAGATCTGCCAGATGCTTTTGATGGATATAGGATTTCTCAGATTAGTGATATTCACAGTGGTAGTTTCGATAATAAAGAAAAAATAGAATATGCTATAGACCTTGTAAATGAACAAAAAGCAGATACTATTTTATTTACGGGAGATTTGGTAAATAATAAAGCCACAGAAATGGACTCTTGGATAGAGACTTTTTCTAAGTTGAATGCTAAGGATGGTGTTTTTTCTGTACTGGGAAATCATGACTATGGAGATTATGTAGCCTGGGAAAGCGATCAGGCTAGATTAAATAATCTTGAAGCCTTAAAAAATGTACATTCCAAGATGGGATGGAACTTGTTGCTTAATGAACATCGTTTTTTAGAGAGAGGTAATGATAGAATCGCATTAATTGGAGTGGAGAATTGGGGCGCTGGTGGTTTTAAGAAAAAAGGGGATTTAGATAAGGCAGGAAAAGGATTGGCTAAGCAAGATTTTAAAGTCCTTATGAGTCATGACCCTTCGTATTGGCAAGAGAAGATTAAAAAAGACGAAAAGCATTATCATTTAACCCTAAGCGGGCATACGCATGGTATGCAGTTTGGGATCGAAATACCGGGATGGTTTAAATGGAGCCCTGTACAATATAGGTATGAGAATTGGGCTGGTATCTACGAGGAGTTTGGAAGATACATTAATGTTAACCGTGGATTTGGGTATTTAGCGTATCCAGGGAGAGTAGGGATTTGGCCAGAAGTATCTGTGATAGAATTGCGAAAGGGCGCAAAGCCCGCATAA
- a CDS encoding N(4)-(beta-N-acetylglucosaminyl)-L-asparaginase, producing MKRKNFIIKSIIGTAGLSYFSSTLSAFNTTKTLKTSEMSKENSDIFPLTIATWNFPNASKRAGELLAKGTTALDAVEQGVMVEEADIKNTTVGKGGAPDRDGNVTLDACIMSPSGDAGAVVYLKHTFKAASVARKVMEETPHVMLAGEGADLFAAQQGFEKEELFTESAKKDYEKWLVKKEYKPIINIENHDTIGMLCIDENGDLAGACTSSGLSYKVNGRIGDSPIIGSGLFLDNEIGGAVATGMGEAIMKSVGSFLIVELMRQGKSPQEACEEAINRIIKANPNYKEFQAAFIAVNKKGEIGSHCIQKGFSYVKFQYGKNENIPSSYNF from the coding sequence TTGAAAAGAAAAAATTTCATAATTAAATCAATTATCGGGACTGCCGGATTAAGCTACTTTTCCAGTACACTTTCAGCATTTAATACTACTAAAACATTGAAAACTTCAGAAATGAGTAAAGAAAATTCAGATATATTCCCTTTAACTATCGCCACATGGAATTTCCCGAACGCTAGTAAAAGAGCAGGAGAATTATTAGCAAAAGGAACTACTGCGCTAGATGCTGTGGAACAAGGTGTAATGGTAGAAGAGGCCGATATTAAAAACACAACGGTTGGAAAAGGTGGCGCTCCAGACAGGGATGGAAATGTTACATTGGACGCTTGCATTATGTCGCCAAGCGGAGATGCAGGAGCAGTAGTTTATTTAAAACATACCTTTAAGGCAGCTTCTGTTGCTAGAAAAGTAATGGAAGAAACCCCACATGTGATGCTTGCTGGTGAGGGTGCCGATTTATTTGCTGCTCAGCAAGGCTTCGAAAAAGAAGAATTATTTACTGAAAGCGCCAAAAAAGATTACGAAAAGTGGCTAGTTAAAAAGGAATATAAGCCAATCATAAATATCGAAAATCACGATACAATTGGAATGTTGTGTATAGATGAAAATGGAGACTTAGCCGGAGCATGCACTAGTTCTGGACTTTCCTACAAAGTAAACGGTCGTATTGGAGATTCACCAATTATTGGCTCTGGCTTATTTTTGGACAATGAAATTGGCGGTGCCGTTGCCACAGGAATGGGAGAAGCAATTATGAAAAGTGTAGGTAGCTTTTTAATAGTAGAACTAATGAGACAAGGAAAATCACCACAAGAGGCTTGCGAAGAAGCAATTAATAGAATTATTAAAGCAAATCCTAATTATAAAGAATTCCAAGCAGCATTCATTGCCGTAAACAAAAAAGGAGAAATAGGGTCTCATTGCATTCAAAAAGGATTCAGCTATGTGAAATTTCAATATGGTAAGAACGAAAATATCCCAAGTTCCTATAATTTTTAA